In Candidatus Thiodictyon syntrophicum, a genomic segment contains:
- a CDS encoding phospholipase D-like domain-containing anti-phage protein, with amino-acid sequence MTIRRLSSRTDRLDRSFLAEHLQGARSYRRIAGYFTSSLFEVAHEWLESVAEVRIVCNVDLTPEDLKVAQVREARMLGRWNERSIEAESLLNRERYQRLDAFLAKRGQVIRVAPDSICGFVHGKAGVIERADGRRVGFIGSMNETRHGWQEHYEILWEDDSPEGVAWIEAEFEFLWNAARPLPEAVVREVRRRSRRTEVGLPEIDSEDTLAPAALIESPLYREGMALQPWQQGFVTECLRHYNDHGQVRLLLADEVGLGKTLSLGTAALTLCLLSERPTETRTRRRKPIVIFAPATLCEQWQTEMIDKLGIPCARWHSTRKVWLDPEERAISPSGPEHIARCPLRIGIISTGLMVQPSKEKEVLTGLSFDLVILDEADKARSRQGYGQQAGEPNELLAFMHAVANRADHVLLGTATPIQTQAEDLWDLVRVLHRGSNGFVLGNELATWHNPGRVLPILCGEERVLDLHSGWRLLRSPLPTMESTNEPNARRLFRNLREELGLRRTEHLAGALPLLSEELRDDLETELERVIDGASFFQRENPLVRHVVLRKRATLEAQGLLDKVAVNVHPDGGLVEDQHRFNALFQGMALRTAPGFDRAYEEARAFGRVLAKRGKGGGFMKNLMEQRVCSSRVAGINTATTLLAGREIEQESEDAEAQLTIQTDAERAALEALIAALNGMDDDPKLQAIRYYLNDEGWLDLGCIIFSQYHDTARWVADALALELPGEVIGLYAGAQRSRLYRDGQAVGIAREALKRMVADHDIRIMVATDAACEGLNLQTLGTLINVDLPWNPTKLEQRIGRIKRFGQTRATVDMLNLVHQGTVDEKVYERLSERMRNRYDLFGGLPDTIKDDWIDDIATLGEKMDQYIEERRQASGFDLRYNDSIKPTDDAWRDCAAVLARRDLDNLMRQGWGG; translated from the coding sequence GTGACTATCCGCCGCCTCTCCTCGCGCACCGACCGGCTCGATCGCAGCTTCCTGGCCGAACACCTCCAAGGCGCGCGCAGTTACCGGCGCATCGCCGGCTACTTCACCAGCTCGCTGTTCGAGGTCGCCCACGAATGGCTGGAGTCGGTGGCGGAGGTGCGCATCGTCTGCAATGTGGACCTGACCCCGGAGGACCTGAAGGTCGCCCAGGTACGCGAGGCGCGGATGCTCGGGCGCTGGAACGAGCGCTCGATCGAGGCCGAGTCGCTGCTGAACCGGGAGCGCTATCAGCGCCTCGACGCCTTCCTGGCGAAGCGCGGCCAGGTGATCCGGGTGGCACCTGACAGCATCTGCGGCTTCGTGCACGGCAAGGCCGGGGTCATCGAGCGGGCCGACGGGCGCCGGGTCGGCTTCATCGGTTCTATGAACGAGACCCGCCACGGCTGGCAGGAGCATTATGAAATCCTGTGGGAGGACGATTCACCCGAGGGGGTCGCCTGGATCGAGGCCGAGTTCGAGTTCCTGTGGAACGCGGCCCGCCCCCTGCCGGAGGCGGTGGTCCGCGAGGTCCGGCGCCGCAGCCGGCGCACCGAGGTCGGGCTGCCGGAGATCGATAGCGAAGACACCCTGGCCCCCGCCGCCCTGATCGAGTCCCCGCTGTACCGTGAGGGCATGGCCCTGCAACCCTGGCAACAGGGGTTCGTGACCGAGTGCCTGCGCCATTACAACGATCATGGTCAGGTGCGCCTGCTGCTGGCCGATGAGGTCGGTCTGGGCAAGACCCTATCGCTCGGGACCGCGGCCCTGACGCTCTGCCTCTTGTCCGAGCGGCCGACCGAAACCAGGACGCGCCGCCGCAAGCCCATCGTGATCTTCGCCCCGGCCACGCTGTGCGAGCAGTGGCAGACGGAGATGATAGACAAGCTCGGGATTCCCTGTGCCCGCTGGCATTCAACGCGCAAGGTATGGCTCGACCCCGAGGAGCGGGCGATCTCCCCGAGTGGACCCGAGCACATCGCCCGCTGTCCCTTGCGCATCGGGATCATCTCCACCGGGCTCATGGTGCAGCCGTCGAAGGAAAAGGAGGTCCTGACCGGATTGAGCTTTGATCTCGTCATCCTGGACGAGGCCGACAAGGCGCGCTCGCGCCAGGGCTATGGCCAGCAGGCCGGTGAGCCGAACGAGTTGCTCGCCTTCATGCACGCGGTCGCCAACCGGGCGGACCATGTGCTGCTCGGCACCGCCACGCCCATCCAGACCCAGGCCGAGGACCTGTGGGACCTGGTGCGGGTGCTGCATCGGGGCAGCAACGGCTTCGTGCTCGGTAACGAGCTGGCTACCTGGCACAACCCGGGGCGGGTGCTGCCCATCCTGTGCGGCGAGGAGCGGGTCCTTGATCTCCATTCAGGTTGGCGGTTGCTGCGCTCGCCGTTGCCGACCATGGAGTCCACCAACGAGCCCAACGCTCGCCGGTTGTTCCGCAACCTGCGCGAAGAACTCGGGCTGCGTCGGACCGAGCATCTGGCGGGCGCTTTGCCGTTGCTGTCGGAAGAACTGCGCGACGATCTGGAGACCGAGCTTGAGCGGGTGATCGACGGCGCCTCTTTCTTTCAACGCGAGAACCCTTTGGTCCGCCATGTGGTCCTGCGCAAGCGTGCGACCCTGGAGGCCCAAGGGCTGCTCGATAAGGTCGCGGTCAATGTCCATCCGGACGGGGGACTGGTCGAGGACCAGCACCGGTTCAACGCACTGTTCCAGGGGATGGCGCTACGCACCGCGCCGGGGTTCGACCGGGCCTACGAGGAGGCGCGCGCCTTCGGGCGGGTCCTCGCCAAGCGCGGTAAGGGCGGAGGCTTCATGAAGAACCTGATGGAGCAGCGGGTCTGTTCCAGCCGCGTTGCCGGTATCAACACCGCGACCACCTTGCTTGCCGGGCGTGAGATCGAGCAAGAGTCCGAAGACGCCGAGGCGCAACTGACGATCCAGACCGACGCGGAGCGTGCCGCGCTCGAGGCCTTGATCGCCGCCCTGAACGGCATGGACGATGATCCGAAGCTGCAGGCGATCCGGTATTACCTGAACGACGAGGGCTGGCTGGACCTGGGCTGCATCATCTTCAGCCAGTACCATGACACCGCCCGGTGGGTGGCCGACGCCCTGGCCTTGGAACTGCCGGGCGAGGTCATCGGGCTCTATGCCGGTGCGCAGCGCAGCCGCCTGTATCGGGACGGCCAGGCGGTCGGCATCGCCCGCGAGGCCCTGAAACGGATGGTCGCCGACCACGATATCCGCATCATGGTCGCCACCGACGCCGCCTGCGAGGGCCTGAACCTCCAGACCCTGGGGACCCTGATCAATGTCGATCTGCCCTGGAATCCGACTAAGCTCGAACAGCGCATCGGCCGCATCAAGCGCTTCGGCCAGACCCGCGCGACGGTGGACATGCTGAACCTGGTCCATCAGGGGACGGTGGACGAGAAGGTCTATGAGCGCCTGTCCGAGCGGATGCGCAACCGCTACGACCTGTTCGGCGGTCTGCCGGACACCATCAAGGACGACTGGATCGACGATATCGCGACCCTGGGCGAGAAGATGGACCAGTACATCGAAGAGCGCCGCCAGGCCTCGGGCTTCGACCTGCGCTACAACGACAGCATCAAGCCCACCGACGATGCCTGGCGCGACTGTGCGGCGGTGCTGGCGCGCCGCGATCTCGACAACCTGATGCGGCAGGGGTGGGGAGGCTAG
- a CDS encoding Uma2 family endonuclease, giving the protein MHAHQHPSPSLYEQLEALPAGLTGEILNGQLYAQPRPSLEHGYTETSLAEELVGPFQKGRGGGPGGWLIVVEPELHFIRDTEVDVPDLAGWRRARLPHLPKAQHRALVVPDWVCEILSPSTESKDRKIKMPIYARYGVPHAWLIDPVAHTLEAYALDAGAWREIGRFVGATPVSVAPFDAVTIDLGALWAPTE; this is encoded by the coding sequence ATGCACGCGCATCAGCACCCCAGCCCCAGCCTCTATGAACAGCTTGAAGCCCTGCCCGCAGGACTGACCGGCGAAATCCTGAACGGTCAACTCTACGCCCAGCCGCGCCCCAGCCTGGAGCATGGCTATACCGAAACGTCGCTGGCTGAAGAACTGGTCGGACCCTTCCAGAAAGGGCGGGGCGGGGGTCCGGGCGGTTGGCTGATCGTGGTGGAGCCCGAACTTCACTTCATCCGTGACACCGAGGTGGATGTTCCGGACCTGGCCGGATGGCGACGCGCACGCCTGCCGCATCTTCCGAAGGCCCAACACCGGGCGCTGGTGGTCCCGGATTGGGTGTGCGAGATTCTGTCGCCCTCCACCGAGAGTAAGGACCGCAAGATCAAGATGCCGATCTATGCGCGGTACGGCGTGCCCCACGCCTGGCTGATCGACCCGGTCGCGCACACCCTGGAGGCCTACGCCCTGGACGCGGGGGCCTGGCGGGAGATCGGCCGCTTTGTCGGCGCGACGCCGGTGTCGGTTGCGCCCTTCGATGCAGTGACGATCGACTTGGGCGCTCTTTGGGCGCCGACCGAGTAG
- a CDS encoding anti-phage-associated DUF1156 domain-containing protein translates to MHDTILAHGKAPFAGASRLEPFALKDAPALIEAVFPAQKVSFEAQRERKAGAGQTLTALGSYWKGRKPLILVRAIVLGSLLPQTDDPEKDLEVFEQLMAFDEGGLARREPKINPADIAQRVALEEPWNYFIASLKGNSQDKQKIADAQFPLDLDLYPGLNIRWRRDIDEVDKLDLLARALATWPTYEERAALCKRPEEMDQAVLYAPIWPAVNAHLGHLGIEAHSHQELVEQLGILRYGHRPRVGDTFCGGGSIPFEAARLGCDVYASDLNPIACMLTWGALNIIGAPAERRAEIERAQREVAEAVDREITALGIEHDSQGNRAKAYLYCLETRCPETGWMVPMAPSWVISKTRNVIAQLIPDNVNQRFDIEVQSGVSAAAMKAAERGTMHEGNLVYELDGKTHRMPIKTLRGDYSDADGDVANLLRRWEQEDFKPHAGDIFQERLYAIQWITKETLDSSRRETFFASVSAGDLERERKVDAIVERNLAEWQERGLVPDMELEPGGPPRYQGKSLITNLGWRYWHQLFNPRKLILGAILRKYGTSPANLVFLARTLNRSSKLCMWEGPSGYESTSHVFTNQALNALNNWGVRGWVFLEDLYLCETLQWDVSQRYLIKQCPSNVVDFDADFWITDPPYADAVMYHEITDFFIAWLRKNPPPPFDQWTWDSRRDLAIKGSGDDFRRGMVEAYKAMTHHMPDNGMQCVMFTHQDSGVWSDMVSIFWASGLQVVGAWYIATETTSELKKGGFVQGTVILMLRKRPFGDRPGFKQRILPEVKREVDAQIKQMMHLNTETQTKMGAPVFNDSDLQMAGYAAALKVLTGYTSIGGEDVTAFALRPRRKGETTVVDEIVEQAAETANGLLVPEGLERETWAAIGGMQRFYLRMLDMETTGAAKLDNYQNFAKAFRVADYAAVMASIKPNAARLKSITEFKPRDLTDRTELGPTPLGALIVAIQEFLAEKDPAVVMANLRDALVDYLDKRPILMDMADFIAAKARGAEIRRAAEAIASRIRHQRLQ, encoded by the coding sequence ATGCACGATACCATACTGGCGCATGGCAAGGCCCCGTTCGCAGGGGCCTCTCGGCTCGAGCCTTTCGCCCTCAAGGACGCCCCGGCCCTGATCGAGGCGGTGTTTCCGGCGCAGAAGGTCTCGTTCGAGGCGCAGCGCGAGCGCAAGGCCGGGGCGGGGCAGACGCTCACCGCACTGGGTTCTTACTGGAAGGGCCGCAAGCCGCTGATCCTGGTGCGGGCCATCGTCCTGGGCAGCCTGTTGCCGCAGACCGATGATCCGGAGAAGGACCTGGAGGTCTTCGAGCAACTCATGGCCTTCGACGAGGGCGGACTGGCGCGGCGGGAGCCGAAGATCAACCCGGCCGACATCGCCCAACGGGTCGCGTTGGAGGAGCCCTGGAACTACTTCATTGCCTCACTCAAGGGCAATTCGCAGGATAAGCAGAAAATCGCCGACGCCCAGTTCCCGCTGGACTTGGATCTCTACCCGGGGCTCAACATCCGCTGGCGGCGGGATATCGACGAGGTGGACAAGCTCGACCTGCTCGCCCGCGCCCTGGCGACCTGGCCCACGTATGAGGAGCGCGCCGCCCTGTGCAAGCGCCCGGAGGAGATGGATCAGGCGGTACTCTACGCCCCGATCTGGCCGGCGGTGAATGCCCACCTGGGACACCTGGGGATCGAGGCCCATTCGCACCAGGAATTGGTCGAGCAATTGGGCATCCTGCGCTATGGCCACCGGCCGCGGGTCGGCGACACCTTCTGCGGCGGCGGCTCTATCCCCTTCGAGGCGGCGCGGCTGGGCTGCGATGTCTATGCCTCCGATCTGAACCCCATCGCCTGCATGTTGACCTGGGGGGCGCTCAACATCATCGGTGCCCCGGCCGAGAGGCGCGCCGAGATCGAGCGGGCACAACGCGAGGTGGCCGAGGCGGTGGATCGGGAGATCACGGCGCTTGGCATCGAGCACGACAGTCAGGGCAACCGGGCCAAGGCGTATCTCTATTGCCTGGAGACACGGTGTCCGGAGACTGGATGGATGGTGCCGATGGCGCCGAGTTGGGTAATTTCCAAGACGCGCAATGTGATCGCCCAGCTGATCCCTGACAATGTGAATCAGCGCTTCGACATTGAGGTGCAGTCTGGGGTCTCCGCCGCAGCAATGAAGGCTGCGGAACGAGGCACAATGCACGAGGGAAATCTCGTCTATGAGCTTGACGGGAAGACGCACCGAATGCCGATCAAGACACTGCGCGGCGACTATAGTGACGCCGACGGGGATGTGGCGAATCTACTCCGTCGCTGGGAACAAGAGGATTTCAAACCTCATGCGGGCGACATCTTTCAAGAACGCCTGTACGCCATTCAATGGATAACGAAAGAGACGCTGGATAGCTCCCGCAGGGAAACCTTCTTCGCTTCCGTCAGTGCCGGCGATCTTGAACGTGAGCGTAAGGTCGATGCGATTGTTGAAAGGAATCTCGCTGAGTGGCAGGAGCGGGGCTTAGTACCGGATATGGAACTTGAGCCTGGCGGTCCGCCTCGATATCAGGGCAAGAGCCTTATCACCAATCTCGGATGGCGGTATTGGCACCAGTTGTTCAACCCTCGTAAGCTAATTCTTGGGGCGATACTCAGGAAATATGGAACGTCGCCGGCAAACTTGGTCTTTCTCGCAAGAACCCTCAATCGATCTTCAAAGCTCTGCATGTGGGAGGGGCCGTCCGGGTACGAAAGCACGAGCCACGTATTCACGAATCAAGCCCTTAACGCGCTGAATAACTGGGGTGTTAGGGGTTGGGTTTTCCTTGAAGACTTGTATTTGTGCGAAACGCTTCAATGGGACGTATCTCAACGGTATCTTATTAAGCAATGTCCAAGCAACGTCGTCGACTTCGACGCGGATTTTTGGATTACCGATCCGCCCTATGCCGACGCGGTGATGTACCACGAAATAACGGACTTTTTCATTGCCTGGCTACGCAAGAACCCGCCCCCCCCTTTCGACCAATGGACCTGGGACTCCCGCCGCGACCTCGCCATCAAGGGCTCCGGCGACGACTTCCGCCGCGGTATGGTCGAAGCCTATAAGGCCATGACCCATCACATGCCGGACAATGGTATGCAGTGCGTCATGTTCACCCACCAGGACAGCGGTGTCTGGTCCGACATGGTGAGCATCTTCTGGGCCTCCGGACTCCAGGTGGTCGGCGCCTGGTATATCGCGACCGAGACGACCTCGGAACTCAAGAAGGGGGGCTTCGTGCAGGGCACCGTGATCCTGATGCTGCGCAAGCGCCCGTTCGGTGACCGCCCCGGCTTCAAGCAGCGCATCCTCCCCGAGGTCAAACGCGAGGTGGACGCCCAGATCAAGCAGATGATGCATCTCAACACCGAGACGCAGACCAAAATGGGCGCCCCGGTCTTCAACGACTCGGACCTGCAGATGGCGGGCTACGCGGCGGCGCTCAAGGTGCTGACCGGGTACACCAGCATCGGCGGGGAGGACGTGACCGCCTTTGCGTTGCGCCCGCGGCGCAAGGGCGAGACCACCGTGGTGGATGAGATCGTGGAGCAGGCGGCGGAGACCGCCAACGGACTGCTGGTCCCGGAGGGCCTCGAGCGCGAGACCTGGGCGGCCATCGGCGGGATGCAGCGCTTCTATCTGCGCATGTTGGACATGGAGACCACCGGGGCGGCGAAGCTCGACAACTACCAGAATTTCGCCAAGGCCTTCCGTGTCGCCGACTACGCCGCGGTGATGGCGAGCATCAAGCCCAACGCGGCGCGGCTCAAGTCCATCACCGAGTTCAAGCCCCGGGATCTGACCGACCGCACCGAGCTCGGCCCCACCCCACTGGGTGCCCTGATCGTCGCCATCCAGGAGTTTCTGGCGGAGAAGGACCCCGCGGTCGTCATGGCCAACCTGCGCGACGCCCTGGTGGACTACCTGGACAAGCGCCCGATCCTGATGGACATGGCCGATTTCATCGCCGCCAAGGCACGCGGCGCCGAGATCCGCCGCGCCGCTGAGGCCATCGCCAGCCGGATTCGCCACCAGCGGCTACAATGA
- a CDS encoding anti-phage-associated DUF3780 domain-containing protein, translated as MTQPERLAYANPTLGFGVPATSDPHHFVVAIPRGNAAPVLIREHLGMGSETAREQVIDRVLLERHRWTAIRAEVGRAFNARLKEHDLATGTWKIGDTPVDRLLGKELCVLAWAIERLDPEKIGSAVRNWLALRPEERWWLFGMTAMTVGGIGDADRGWRVALRYALGDTAQSELFKPRRLPEKTGPGGQTTLPLFDD; from the coding sequence GTGACCCAACCTGAGCGCCTCGCCTACGCCAACCCCACCCTGGGCTTCGGCGTCCCGGCGACCTCCGATCCCCATCACTTCGTGGTCGCGATCCCGCGCGGCAACGCGGCGCCCGTGCTGATCCGCGAGCACCTGGGGATGGGCTCCGAGACCGCCCGCGAGCAGGTCATCGACCGCGTCCTGCTGGAGCGTCACCGCTGGACGGCCATCCGGGCGGAGGTAGGCCGCGCCTTCAACGCCCGGCTCAAGGAACACGACCTGGCCACCGGCACCTGGAAGATCGGCGACACCCCGGTGGACCGCCTGCTCGGCAAGGAACTGTGCGTCCTGGCCTGGGCCATCGAGCGCCTGGACCCCGAGAAGATCGGCAGCGCCGTGCGCAACTGGCTGGCGCTGCGACCCGAGGAGCGCTGGTGGCTGTTCGGCATGACCGCGATGACGGTCGGCGGGATCGGCGATGCGGACCGGGGCTGGCGCGTCGCCTTGCGCTATGCCCTGGGGGATACGGCGCAGAGCGAGTTGTTCAAGCCGCGGCGCCTGCCTGAGAAGACCGGGCCTGGAGGGCAGACCACCTTGCCCCTATTCGACGATTGA
- a CDS encoding type II toxin-antitoxin system VapC family toxin: protein MGFLIDTNVLSELQKRRRADVGVVAWYANTRSRDIYLSVLVLGEVRQGIERLRRRDPDQAARLERRMALIQVGFEDRILPVTRAIAERWGNNNVPDALPVIDGLLAATALEHDLILVTRNVRDVERCGVRLLNPFVAAVGP, encoded by the coding sequence ATGGGCTTCCTGATCGACACTAACGTACTTTCTGAATTGCAGAAAAGAAGGCGTGCAGACGTGGGCGTCGTCGCCTGGTATGCGAATACCCGCAGCCGGGACATCTATCTCTCGGTCCTGGTTCTTGGCGAGGTTCGCCAAGGCATCGAACGGCTGCGGCGACGCGATCCCGATCAAGCCGCGCGATTGGAGCGGCGGATGGCACTTATCCAGGTTGGTTTTGAGGATCGAATCTTGCCGGTAACGCGCGCTATTGCCGAGCGGTGGGGAAACAACAACGTCCCAGACGCATTGCCCGTGATTGATGGTCTCTTAGCGGCAACGGCATTAGAGCACGACTTGATTCTGGTGACGCGCAATGTGCGCGATGTTGAGCGCTGCGGGGTGCGCTTGCTGAATCCCTTTGTCGCTGCGGTCGGGCCGTGA
- a CDS encoding DUF2760 domain-containing protein codes for MPDPQSSLAQRLRAAARSFVKWLVIAAKWTGRMLRHLGIALLVFGRALYDPAFARAFNRGFDPTSPQGETGALPPAAPAPAPLPVQKVAPAPLATLDKAPPDSALLLLGLFQKEARLVDFLQQDVADYSDQQVGAAARVVHQGLRRVLDDHVTIAPVRSEPEGGRVTLPAGFDPAEVRITGQLVGEPPFRGTLVHGGWRATELHLPKVVSGRDLGILAPAEVEL; via the coding sequence ATGCCAGACCCCCAGTCAAGCCTTGCGCAGCGGCTGCGCGCCGCCGCGCGGTCCTTCGTGAAGTGGCTCGTCATCGCCGCCAAGTGGACCGGCCGGATGCTCCGGCACCTTGGTATCGCCCTGCTGGTCTTCGGGCGCGCCCTGTACGACCCGGCGTTCGCCCGCGCCTTCAACCGTGGCTTCGACCCGACGTCCCCCCAGGGCGAGACCGGCGCGCTGCCCCCGGCGGCACCCGCCCCGGCCCCGCTTCCGGTTCAGAAGGTTGCGCCGGCCCCGCTGGCCACCCTGGACAAGGCCCCGCCGGATTCGGCCCTGCTGCTGCTCGGGCTCTTCCAGAAGGAGGCGCGGTTGGTGGACTTCCTCCAGCAGGACGTCGCCGACTATTCGGACCAGCAGGTCGGCGCCGCCGCCCGGGTCGTGCACCAGGGGCTGCGGCGGGTGCTCGACGACCATGTGACCATAGCCCCGGTGCGCAGCGAGCCCGAGGGCGGCCGGGTCACGCTGCCGGCCGGTTTCGACCCGGCCGAGGTCCGCATCACCGGTCAATTGGTGGGTGAGCCGCCCTTCCGCGGCACCCTGGTCCACGGCGGTTGGCGCGCCACCGAGCTGCACCTGCCCAAGGTGGTGAGCGGGCGCGACCTGGGCATCCTGGCGCCGGCGGAGGTGGAACTGTGA